A stretch of DNA from Anaerobacillus isosaccharinicus:
AACTTGCCGGTGCCTATGCTGCATTTGGAAACGAAGGTGTTTATCATAAGCCATTTACCGTTCGAAAAGTAGTCTTTCCAGACGGAAAAACGATTAACTTAACACCGGATTCCCATATAGCGATGAGTGATTATACTGCTTTTATGGTTACTGATATGCTTAAGTCCGCAATTGGACCAGGTGGAACAGGACCTCGAGCTAGAGTAGACTCGTTACCTATGGCTGGAAAAACAGGTACATCAAACTTTGATGAAGAAGAGAAAAAACGTTATAACATTAAAGATGGCGCTAAGGATATTTGGTTTGCTGGATTCACAACAAACTATTCTATTGCTGTCTGGACTGGTTATAACACTCCAGATGATGGTTATATAAAGTACGATGGACATAGCGAACATATAGCTAAATACCTTTTTAAAGAGTTAATGGCAGAAATATCTAAAGGAAAAGAAACCTTAGACTTTAAACAGCCAAATTCTGTCGTAAGGGTTGGCGTTGAAAAAGCAACTGGGCTACTTCCAAGCCCAACGACACCTGAGAGTGAGATCATTTATGAGTATTTCGTGAGAGGTACTGAACCTACTGAAGTATCTAAAGTTTTTGCTAAACCAACGACTCCTCAAGACTTTATGGGAGAATATCACGAACTTACTGATCAAATTATTTTAACTTGGACGTTCCCTGAAGAAGAGCGTCATAAATTTGTATTTGAGCTCCAATTGTCAATTAATGATGGGCCATTCTCAGTGAATTCTTTATCGGATGAAATGCAACATATTATCTTTAACCCAGAAAGTGACGCCACTTATCGCTTTAAGGTTACAGCCGTATCTCTAATAAATGAGCAACTTAGAAGTGATCCAATTGAACTTACTGTTGTCATCCCGAAAAAATGGGAGGAAGAAGAAATTGCGCCTGAAGAACCAATTATCGAAATTCCTAACCCTATTGATATTATCGGGGGAGGCGGCGATGATGACGAGGATGCCGACGAGGACGAGGATACCGAAGAAACTCCTAGTGGGAATTAATAGTTAACTTATGAAAAAACGTAAGGCAGACGACGCCTTACGTTTTTTTTTTACTTTTTTAATTTTGAGACTGCATATTTTTTTTGTAGTTCTATAAAAAGTTCTTTTAACTGCGTAAAGGCATGGTGATGATTAGGAGTAGATAGTATATAACTAATTCGTTCCTCGACGTTAACTGGCTTAATGTTCAGCTCATGGATCGGGATGACAACATTTTTCAAATTAGGTACTGGTTGATTATTTGTCCAAAACAAAAACGCTAAGAATAACTTAGTCATTTTTACCATTGGCTTCATTGCACCAATTCTGTCTCTATCTTGAAAAAATTTAGTAATGATCGGTTCAGTCATCTTCCAATGCTCTAATAGCATGGGAAGATGTTTATTTCTATCTTCCCATGGTTTTATGCAACTGTTCATACCTAAGTAAGCATAAATATCAAAAAGCAGCGGATCTCTCTCTAACGCATCTTCAAGCGAAAATTTAAGGTCTAAAGGTAATTCTTCATTTTCACTGAAGAAAGGT
This window harbors:
- a CDS encoding YpoC family protein, coding for MQTVKVPEPFVFVPFFSENEELPLDLKFSLEDALERDPLLFDIYAYLGMNSCIKPWEDRNKHLPMLLEHWKMTEPIITKFFQDRDRIGAMKPMVKMTKLFLAFLFWTNNQPVPNLKNVVIPIHELNIKPVNVEERISYILSTPNHHHAFTQLKELFIELQKKYAVSKLKK